The region TGCGCTCGCTTGTTGGACAGCGAGATGTTGTATTCCGGGGTGCCGATGTCATCGGTGTGTGCCGCGATGACAATGGCGATGTCCGGATTACTCTTCAGGAAGCGTACCAGGCGATCAAGCTCGAAGGACGAAGCGGGCTTGAGATCCCACTTGTTGAAATCGAAGAAGATGTTGTTCACGCGCTGCGCAAGGAGATCACCCCACTTATCGCGACGGTTCTTCATGTCGTCTACACTTTTCAGCACGAAATTGCGCGTGTGACTGCGCAGTCCGCCATCATCATTGCCGTTCCCATTTCCACCGTTATTGTTGTTTCCGTTGCCGGAACCGTCGCCCCCGTTGCCGTTCCCATTCCCGCCGTTGTTGTTGTTTCCGTTACCGGAACCGTCGCCCCCGTTGCCATTTCCATTCCCGCCGTTGTTGTTTCCGTTACCGGAACCGTCGCCCCCGTTGCCATTTCCATTCCCGCCGTTGTTGTTTCCGTTACCGGAGCCGTCGCCCCCGTTGCCGTTTCCATTCCCACCGTTATTGTTGTTT is a window of bacterium DNA encoding:
- a CDS encoding OmpA family protein, whose product is GNNNNGGNGNGNGGDGSGNGNNNNGGNGNGNGGDGSGNGNNNNGGNGNGNGGDGSGNGNNNNGGNGNGNGGDGSGNGNNNGGNGNGNGGDGSGNGNNNGGNGNGNGGDGSGNGNNNNGGNGNGNGGDGSGNGNNNNGGNGNGNDDGGLRSHTRNFVLKSVDDMKNRRDKWGDLLAQRVNNIFFDFNKWDLKPASSFELDRLVRFLKSNPDIAIVIAAHTDDIGTPEYNISLSNKRAQSVVTYLIDHGIAQSRLQSIGYGEARPVVPNDSEEHRAVNRRVEFRIAE